One Saccharomycodes ludwigii strain NBRC 1722 chromosome VI, whole genome shotgun sequence DNA segment encodes these proteins:
- the PUS6 gene encoding pseudouridine synthase PUS6 (similar to Saccharomyces cerevisiae YGR169C | PUS6 | PseudoUridine Synthase): protein MSSPATSSFEVIFHNGLRKIKPYYDSRKTFVKGRWFGKTLLQILTDEFKYNTKEQHLESIKKGNFTLLRPKNKDYITKTTNYKSSGIENDPSYEKLGFEQLLATTVENKDILLSVLHKHEPPILQWCREELTTNNEHDQKKLICGIEVVYEDEEILVINKPSGIPIHPTSNFYQNTLVQLLYNEVGIEFCPCYRLDKITSGLLILGKNGKIANKIQQRIRARNMNKIYFARVRGRFPGKPLIEMAHNNAEKKEIQDDIFNKLFMDEKTFDIIKKTTPIYSIDPKKQYPAGLGVPKNAETWFQFYKYLPEQNQSIVICKPLTGRTHQIRIHLSRIGHPIVGDPFYDPVTATYPKRLNFFLNHEDWTKDLILEEGRKQIFEELMQEFKDVQEIRGKEDKYCEECGGLIMCDPPKRELSLYLHAFKYYSDDGLYNYQTSPPEWID, encoded by the coding sequence atgtcATCTCCGGCTACATCTTCATTTGAAGTTATTTTCCACAACGGGCtgagaaaaattaaacctTATTACGATTCTCGAAAAACATTTGTTAAAGGTAGATGGTTTGGCAAAACCTTGCTGCAAATATTAACTGatgaatttaaatataatacaaAAGAACAACATTTAGAAAGTAtcaaaaaaggaaatttcACATTACTTAGGCCCAAAAATAAGGATTATATTACTAAAACAACTAATTATAAAAGCAGTGGTATAGAAAATGACCCTAGTTACGAAAAATTAGGTTTCGAACAATTATTAGCTACCACagttgaaaataaagacaTATTATTGAGTGTCTTACACAAACACGAGCCACCTATTCTTCAATGGTGTCGTGAAGAACTAACAACCAACAATGAACATGAccagaaaaagttaatatGCGGAATTGAAGTGGTTTATGAAGATGAGGAAATTTTGGTAATTAATAAACCAAGTGGAATTCCAATTCATCCAacttcaaatttttatcaaaatacTTTGGTACAGTTGCTTTACAATGAAGTTGGTATCGAATTCTGTCCATGCTATAGATTAGATAAAATTACTTCAggattattaatattgggCAAAAATGGCAAAATAGCCAATAAAATTCAACAAAGAATACGTGCTCGCaatatgaataaaatatacTTTGCTAGAGTCAGAGGGAGGTTCCCAGGTAAACCACTTATAGAAATGGCTCATAATAAcgctgaaaaaaaagagatacAAGACGATATCTTTAATAAACTATTTATGGATGAAAAAACTTttgatattataaaaaaaaccacTCCAATATATTCAATTGATCCCAAAAAGCAATACCCAGCAGGGTTAGGTGTTCCGAAAAACGCAGAAACTTggtttcaattttataaatatcttCCCGAACAAAATCAATCGATTGTAATTTGCAAACCATTAACTGGCAGAACCCACCAAATCAGAATACATTTGTCTAGAATAGGCCATCCGATAGTAGGCGATCCATTTTATGACCCCGTCACAGCCACATATCCTAAAAGactaaacttttttttaaatcatgAAGATTGGACTaaagatttaattttagaagAGGGTAGAAAACAGATATTTGAAGAATTGATGCAAGAATTTAAAGATGTTCAAGAAATAAGGGGTAAGGAAGATAAATACTGTGAAGAATGTGGCGGACTCATAATGTGTGATCCTCCCAAACGTGAATTATCGCTATATTTACACgcatttaaatattattctgACGACGGcttatataattatcaaACAAGTCCACCAGAGTGGATTGAttaa